In Natronomonas halophila, one DNA window encodes the following:
- a CDS encoding 50S ribosomal protein L5, translating into MSSESADSEFHDMREPSVEKVVVHMGIGEGGEPLATAEDILSEVTGQQPVRTTAKKTVQDFNIREGDPIGAKVTLRGDEAEEFLSTTLAIAELNASQFDETGNFSFGIEEHTEFPSQEYDPQIGIYGLDVTVNMVRPGYRVSKRDKMSQPIPSKHRLTAEDAIAYLEANYDVEVSE; encoded by the coding sequence ATGAGCTCGGAATCCGCTGATTCGGAGTTCCACGACATGCGTGAACCCTCCGTCGAGAAGGTCGTCGTCCACATGGGAATCGGTGAAGGCGGTGAGCCGCTCGCGACCGCTGAGGATATCCTCAGCGAGGTTACGGGCCAACAGCCCGTCCGCACGACGGCCAAGAAGACGGTGCAGGACTTCAACATCCGAGAGGGCGACCCCATCGGTGCGAAGGTCACGCTCCGCGGCGACGAAGCCGAGGAGTTCCTCTCGACCACGCTGGCAATCGCCGAACTCAACGCATCGCAGTTCGACGAAACGGGTAATTTCAGCTTCGGCATCGAGGAACACACCGAGTTCCCGAGCCAGGAGTACGACCCGCAGATCGGTATCTACGGGCTCGACGTGACCGTCAACATGGTCCGTCCGGGTTACCGCGTGAGCAAGCGGGACAAGATGTCCCAGCCGATCCCGTCGAAGCACCGACTGACAGCCGAGGACGCTATCGCGTACCTCGAAGCGAACTACGACGTGGAGGTCTCCGAATGA
- a CDS encoding 30S ribosomal protein S4e, which produces MTKHQKRLAVPKSWPVERKEEAYTTKAGAGPHGEEGVPLLIVLRDVLGYVDSKKEARYALDQDSILINGKAVSDERRPVGMFDILAFVEREEFYRVFPDEGGRLSLTPIDEDAAGSKLGKIAGKTQVAGGDTQLTLHDGQTLLVDEDADYNTNDSIVVSNDDDEIVAHFTYEEGALVTAVRGAHAGRIGTIDQIQVTPGSGSNNVQIDANDGEDFETVEEYVVVIDENFTGGDDE; this is translated from the coding sequence ATGACGAAGCATCAGAAACGGCTCGCGGTTCCCAAGTCGTGGCCGGTCGAACGGAAGGAAGAGGCCTACACGACGAAGGCCGGTGCGGGTCCGCACGGCGAAGAGGGGGTTCCCCTCCTCATCGTCCTGCGTGACGTGCTCGGCTACGTCGATTCGAAGAAGGAAGCGCGCTACGCGCTCGACCAGGACAGCATCCTCATCAACGGGAAGGCTGTCTCCGACGAGCGACGTCCGGTCGGGATGTTCGACATCCTGGCGTTCGTCGAGCGAGAGGAGTTCTACCGTGTCTTCCCCGACGAGGGCGGTCGGCTTTCGCTGACCCCCATCGACGAGGACGCGGCAGGCTCCAAACTCGGCAAAATCGCCGGCAAGACGCAGGTCGCTGGCGGCGACACGCAGCTGACGCTGCACGACGGCCAGACCCTGCTCGTCGACGAGGACGCCGACTACAACACCAATGATTCCATCGTCGTCTCTAACGACGACGACGAAATCGTCGCCCACTTCACCTACGAGGAGGGCGCGCTGGTGACGGCCGTCCGTGGCGCACACGCCGGCCGCATCGGCACCATCGACCAGATCCAGGTCACGCCTGGCTCCGGGTCGAACAACGTCCAGATCGACGCCAACGACGGCGAGGACTTCGAGACGGTCGAAGAGTACGTCGTCGTTATCGACGAGAACTTCACGGGAGGTGACGACGAATGA
- the rplX gene encoding 50S ribosomal protein L24: MTEQPHKQRNRQERASLHDKQKQVRSPLSPDLREEYGQRSVRVNAGDTVEVQRGDYAGESGEVVNVDLRAAEIHVEDVTVETADGEEVPRPLDASNVQVTDLDLSDDFREARLEEDNE, from the coding sequence ATGACTGAGCAACCACACAAACAGCGCAATCGACAGGAGCGCGCCTCGCTGCACGACAAGCAGAAGCAGGTCCGTTCGCCGCTGTCGCCGGACCTCCGCGAGGAGTACGGCCAGCGGAGCGTCCGCGTCAACGCGGGCGACACCGTGGAGGTTCAGCGTGGCGACTACGCCGGCGAGTCCGGCGAAGTCGTCAACGTCGACCTCCGCGCCGCGGAGATTCACGTCGAAGACGTGACCGTCGAGACGGCCGACGGGGAAGAGGTCCCCCGGCCGCTTGACGCCAGCAACGTTCAGGTGACGGACCTGGACCTCTCCGACGACTTCCGCGAGGCGCGACTGGAGGAGGATAACGAATGA